The proteins below come from a single Papaver somniferum cultivar HN1 chromosome 11, ASM357369v1, whole genome shotgun sequence genomic window:
- the LOC113325138 gene encoding glycine-rich protein 23-like, translated as MHIIKNPQICGGLGGGGGGLRGGAEIGDGVGLQLGSNGSIGGGGGFQSDLKLNGCIILFSHIRRWCCRCNDVSCGGDDRVDGGSGGGNRNRGDGGNDEDGGGRSVEYGGGSDQIYFCYKSGR; from the coding sequence ATGCATATTATCAAAAACCCTCAGATATGTGGTGGATtaggtggcggtggtggaggaCTAAGAGGTGGTGCGGAAATTGGAGATGGTGTTGGATTGCAGTTGGGGTCGAATGGAagtattggtggtggtggtggtttccAATCGGATCTAAAACTTAACGGATGTATAATCTTATTTTCACATATAAGACGGTGGTGTTGCAGATGTAATGACGTTAGTTGTGGTGGAGACGATAGAGttgatggtggtagtggtggtggcaaCAGAAATCGTGGTGACGGTGGgaacgatgaagatggtggtggtaggAGCGTAGAATATGGTGGTGGGAGCGATCAGATTTATTTCTGTTATAAGAGTGGAAGATGA